A window of the Citrus sinensis cultivar Valencia sweet orange chromosome 9, DVS_A1.0, whole genome shotgun sequence genome harbors these coding sequences:
- the LOC102624084 gene encoding trans-resveratrol di-O-methyltransferase-like codes for MDANQDLGAKELFQGQAQLYKLMFNHLSSMSLKCAIELGIADIIHSHGRAITLSELVSALDIQPTKTTGLFRLMRLLVHSGCFNKTKVNGQEEAYGLTAASTLLIKDKPYCLSPTVSVFLDPCFVAAFQSLGSWFKGTELTLWETVHGIKFWEFMNQNPGINQRFNEAMASDTEILTSFVVKAECKQIFEGLGSLVDVGGGNGSLSRIISEAFPGIKCTVLDLPHVVANLPEADNLKYIAGDMFQFIPPADAFLFKLIFHGLGDEDGLKILKKRREAIASNGKRGKVIIIDIVINAEEEEPELTETKFLFDILMSVNANGKERTESEWAKLFSDAGFSHYKITPIFGMRSLIEVYP; via the exons ATGGATGCGAATCAAGATCTAGGAGCAAAAGAGTTGTTTCAAGGCCAAGCTCAACTGTATAAGCTCATGTTTAATCATTTAAGCTCGATGTCACTCAAGTGCGCGATTGAGCTAGGCATAGCGGATATAATTCACAGCCACGGACGGGCCATCACTCTTTCTGAGTTGGTCTCGGCACTTGATATTCAGCCTACAAAAACGACTGGTTTATTCAGGCTCATGCGCTTGTTAGTTCACTCGGGCTGCTTTAACAAAACCAAAGTCAATGGACAAGAAGAAGCATACGGGCTCACAGCTGCTTCTACTCTGCTCATCAAAGACAAGCCCTACTGTTTATCACCAACTGTTTCAGTATTTCTTGACCCATGTTTTGTCGCTGCATTTCAGTCTTTAGGTAGTTGGTTCAAAGGGACTGAGCTCACGTTGTGGGAAACTGTTCATGGAATCAAGTTCTGGGAATTTATGAATCAAAACCCTGGAATAAACCAGCGGTTCAATGAAGCAATGGCCAGTGACACTGAAATACTGACAAGCTTTGTTGTCAAAGCCGAGTGCAAGCAAATCTTTGAAGGGTTGGGCTCATTGGTTGACGTAGGAGGTGGCAACGGATCGCTTTCCAGAATCATCTCTGAAGCATTCCCTGGCATCAAATGCACTGTACTCGACCTCCCGCATGTTGTTGCTAACCTGCCTGAGGCCGACAACTTGAAATACATAGCAGGTGACATGTTTCAGTTTATCCCTCCGGCAGATGCCTTTCTCTTCAAG TTGATTTTTCATGGATTAGGTGATGAGGATGGGTTGAAGATACTGAAGAAACGCAGAGAAGCAATTGCAAGCAATGGTAAGAGAGGAAAGGTCATAATAATAGATATTGTTATCAATGCAGAGGAAGAGGAACCCGAATTAACCGAAACAAAGTTCTTGTTTGACATTTTGATGAGCGTTAACGCTAATGGAAAAGAGAGAACTGAAAGTGAATGGGCAAAGCTATTCTCCGACGCTGGTTTCAGTCACTACAAAATAACACCTATATTTGGCATGAGATCCCTCATTGAAGTCTATCCATAA